CACTTTGCTACAGCAGCACAGGTGGAAGCGAGGTCTGTATGGTTGTCAGAATTTATTCACTTATTTGTTTGCAAGACTTTCCTGGAAATAAAAGATTCACATGGGGTGTTGGCAGAAAGTATCGATAGTAAGATCATCTCAGATGTCTGTTATGGCTGCGTTCACATGCTTTTGGAGTTCTAGGAGTTCTGACTTGTGATGTTTCACCTTCCCACTTTAGTGCGTTCACATAATTTTGGGTCAGAATATTTGAAAAGATACCATGATTGCTGTTGATTTGTTatgcaattactttttttttgagaaaacagGGAGCAAAGTCTTCTTCttgttcatcttttcccacttctatgtgtggTCCATGTATGGGATCAGCTATCTCCAACCAGCTCGGTTCTACAACTCCTCACCAGTCCAGctccttttccttcagattttctttggcctccctcacgTTCTCTAAAGCAAACATATTAAACATGTTACGCTGCTCTAAATGTAATTCAAACATAAATATGCCATTTCCGTCAGTTTTCTCCAAATTGAATGACGCGTAGTTTTAAGTTTATGGGGCATTTATCAGGAATTTGTACGTCAGGAATTCAAATTTACCATCTGACTTGTAAACTGTGGTAGAAACTGAACGTCTTAACAATGACACAAActcatcctctaacaggacaaatcagtcaTTGGGCAGGATAAAAGCGGTTCATGGTATCTTTGATTTACCCCTCAGCCAAATGAAAATGCCATGGAGGGAGCAGTcagttacagcctggtcagaatggtcagagaaacaacgAATAGAGGCTcattataaactactgaatttacatatgGCGTCAATCAAGGCAAAcctttactctgattggttttgTTGggttacacccaaatgacttatatcAGATAAAAGTCTCTTATATTATATTCTTGGTtgttcttatacctttgagttgatcCACCAccattgaaatttctgtgcatgtcacgactgtccattctggttctttataggacatctgctgatttcttcttcttctttctgaccatttgtttgctcacttgtcctttatctggtttcctgatatgccggcaaaggtttctgacatttattaaccatttatgctttttctttaagatgaaagctatgttaccctaaaattattcttccacaggaCATGTCCTTCACCTTCATTTCTTTCCCTTAGCAGGCTGAGATTGGATGAAGTTTGCAGAAGCAATGATGAAGAATTAATTTCCAAACAAGGTGTTCATTTGTAAGTCACATTCAAGTTTTGCTTCCTTGTAGTATGGTGCTGTTCACTGTAAGTGTCGGAATGGGAACTTGACCGGGATCATGGTTAATTCCCCACCCAACTGGGAAGCCATAATGGAAAGGATTTGGATGGGCAGGTATCCCAGTTGGGTTAGgacatttgaacattagaacactttagacgagaacaggccattcaacccaacagagctcgccagtcctatccacttatttcttccaagaaaacatcaagtcgagttttgaaagtccctaacgtcttactgtctaccaaactacttggtagcttattccaagtgtctatcatctATCAGGTTGGTTCCTGGTACCTTTCCCAGGCAGGAGGCCATAATAATAGGAGAGAGGGAGGCTACTTTTTGGGGGTCACTCATTCTCCCTATACTCAGGGTGGCAACATCCCTCTGATGGAACTCCCATTTGTAAACCCTATAGGCAtactgggagctgtagtcctgagatgcagccctgttggggtactTGGATGGTAGCAGAGGGAACTGGAGGAGAGCACTGCCCTTACATTGTGGGACTTCTTACATTGTGGGACTTCCACCTGGCACGGAGGCAATGCTTTGatcctggaagtactcccaggtccagcataaaagacaGTACCTCATCTGCACAGGCGAGTCAGTCAGGAAGAGGTGGACGGGGTGGTGGAAGGAGACCGAAGGTGACCAATTGTGTGTGGAGTTGTATGCTGGACTGATTTAACCCTATAAGGGAATTACTGCATATTAAGCATCCTTTTATTTTAGTTTGGTATTCAGGGCTcttgggcaccccctggtggccacctcACACTTCTATAAAGAGATTGGATCTGTGTCATATGTAAGAGAAAACATCTGAACTGAGCGGCAGTGTGAGatgagtaattgtaataatcGTAGCAGAATTGTCAGGTGAACAGCATGCAGTGAACGTCTTACTGCATGTCTGACCCACATGGCACACAATGCCAGTCTCCAGTGCTACAGTATGCTAATAAAAGTGTATTAAAAGGACACGATTTTACTGAATAGAATGccaaaatctaccaaacttaccACACACTGCCGTTTCCATGTGTTTAGTGAGAAATGGCGTGAAAGTCCATCccttacaaaaattaaatatatgtaaaaatatattttaaaaaatattaccaataatataaatatattttaaaatatgaaacaatatACTTCAAGAATTGATGTATCAAAATATCTGGCacaacattgaaatatattctaaaatctaattttttaatataaaaatatatttctcaaGATACTTTAATATATTAGGGACAAATATAAGACATTTTTACctaatatattgcaatatattttaagTGTACTGTCAATTTAGTTATAACATTCTATAGAATATATTTTAGATTATATAGATTTTTCAATATGTATGTGATTTTTGTGTattgcagtttattttaaaaacaggttAACTTGGTATTCAAAATATCATCCAGCTGAGATCAATATCTTTGAGATATCAAATATTGACACCCTTCCTAGAGCTCTGTGACTCCTCAGACAAGTATTAAGGTTGTAACCTTCAATATTCTGTTGTCTGAGTGgtatttcatttgtgttatttaaaaataggCCATTTCaaataaagagattttttaatttgaCATGCTCTTTGAAAAGATTTACATTCTTCTACaccacatttatttctatagcactttaATTATAAATTATGTAATTGCAAATTAAGTAATATGTAATTACAAATTATGTAATACAAttacatacaaattatgcagctcaaagtgctttacaagatgaagaaagacaaaagagaaatataaaaataaagattaggcaatactaattaacagaataaagtaaggtccaatggccaggaggactaaaaaaaaaaaccaaaacaaaaactccagagggctggagaaaaaaaaacaaaatctgcagggtttccgaggccatgagaccacccagccccccactgggcattctgcctaacataaatgatctcaatcagtcctcatggccttcaatctatcaatggagggactgcatggtgccctgatcaggggGTGAGGGCACAGAtaagccaccacagaaaaccataaaaagaacagcgagagagtagaggttattatggattgtggagccatgataaaaataataattcaatacacAGATAGCTTAGTgatgttacactaaaatgaagctataagaatgtTACACTAATGTGTTTTTAccgtttttttaaaatgctccactgtattagcctggtgaatttctctcagtcggctattccagattttaggtgcataacagcaaaaggccgcctcaccatttcttttaagtttacctcttggaattctaagtagaccttcatttgaagatctaaagttatgatttgtagtgtaaggtgagagacattctgaTTTTCTACCAACAGAAAAATCTTTGTGAACAGATGCTCTCCTATTTCAGACCTATTTATACTTAAAACTTGTTGTGCTAAGATGGTTTGTAATCTAAATATTCAACGTAGACCTCTGCGTTAACGTTTACAGTGCAccgtgcaccatctgttgaaatgataaaTGCAGTGGCTATGTCTCCGTTACATTCCATTTGGTATGGAGTTCGTAAATGCTGTGTTAACCCTTAACTATTcgcaccatttctcatctcataagCATTCTCTCGGTTAACTTTATGCACCAGTGCTAAAATGGATGTTAATTTGCATGCAGTGAGGTTGtaatataaattatttcaataattttaaattgtacctgcttttaatgtaaattaacaccatattactgaatagtatgacacagtctaggactatctgaaaataaacctgatccactgCTCCAGTATTCATTCCTCACCGGTCACATTTTCATCGACTGCACGATTTGCACGTGGATCACATTTCGCTTCAGTTcttgaatgttctttgcagacaatGTCATTGTaagaagaacatctcatcgtTGTTGTACATATGTTGGTACCCAGGCggtgtaccaaatgcaccatatggaaCTTGTGACTGTGCATCCGCTCGTACAACCAGCTGGGGGCACACTGGGGGGGCAAACCATtgtacttgtagtgaatcaagctgagAAGAGATGGTGGATGCTGCCAGTAGGTTCAACTAAAAGGACGTTAGACTAAACTAActgagattggtgtacaaaatatGCCAGcgtgagtagttaagggttaaaggTTGTGATGCACCACTTgttcaaatgacaaatgcaaatgaAAAGCCGCCTAGGCAGTTTCAGACCATTGCTCGAATCAAGCGGTAGTGACAATgttgtgaattggtcatcagatttTGATGTGAATAAgtttatgtttgcagatgataccaagatcggtggattagcagataaatTGGAATAGCATggaggcttgggcagatttgtggacgatgaaatttaatatccGTAAATATAAAGAATACACATTGGgaggttggaaaatcgagagtccaccttatgagaaggatttaggagtcgtagtggactctaagctatcgacttcctgattaagaaggctaacagaatgtcaggttatatagcacggtgtgtggagtacaagtcacaggcggttctgctcaagcttaataacgcactggtgaggcctcatctggagtactgggtgcagttttggtcaccaggctgcaaaaaggacatagcagtgctagaaaaggttcagagaagagcgacgactAAGCTGATTcctgggctacaggggatgaaaaaagaggaataacagaAGGAGCCGAGCctttacaatttaagcaaaagaggaTTAAGAAGAGACCTGACTAagttgtttaaaatgatgaagggaattagtccagtggatcgagacggtgactttaaatgagttcatcaagaacacggggacacagtaggaaacttgttaatttgaaatgtcacacaaacattaggaagtttttcttcacacaaaggacgatagacaattggaataagcgaccaagtagtgaaGTGGActgtaagacgttagggactttcaaaactcgacttgatgattttttggaagaaataagtggatagggcgagctttgttgggctgaatggcctgttctcgtctagtttgttctaatgttctaatagtaAAACTAATGCATAGGGCATTGTATGACCAAACCTTTAGGATACGTCCAGTGAATTCAGTCATGCGAAGTATTCTGCTTGATTCATACTGGAGGTATTTTGAACCTTAAAGTCAATGAATTGATAATGTTAATGAACAAACCAAGCACTTCCCTACCAGAGACtgattcttcctcttcttttgttttctagCTGAACTGGGGAGCCTGTAAAGATGTCCAACGCCAGTGTCCTGGTCTCTGAGTTTGTTCTACATTGTGCAATTGAAAAGGACAAGATGACCTTTACCATCGTTGCCCTGGCTCTCATCTATCTGGTAACGCTCTTTGGAAATCTGATGGTAATTATAGTTGTGATAATAAACCCTCATCTTCACAACCCCATGTTCGTCTACATTGGCACCTTAGCAGTGATCGATATGGTGAACAGCACTAACGTCATCCCTCGAATGCTGGCCGTCCTGCTATTCAATGCCACCGCTGTCCCTTATGGGCCCTGCTTGCTCCAGTTTTCAATGGTGTACTACCTTTCACTGGCTGAGGGCTTTCTTTTATCCGTTATGGCATGTGATCGCTATTTAGCTGTTGTGCACCCCCTAAGGTATCCTTCCATTGCTACAAACAAGATGGTTTGGCTCAGCATCTTACTAGTGAATATATTAGCTGCTGCTGTTCTCGCCCCCTATGTGGTTTTTGCTACAGAGCTTTCATTTTGTCGCACTAATGTCCTACCttactgtttttgtgattttgttacaATGATTCATATTTCTTGTACCGAAGACCCCAAGCACCTCACTCTTTTGTCCAGCACAACAATAGTCAATGGATTTGGAGGCTTAGCAGTCTGTATCTTTTCCTACAGCAGAATTATTGTGGCTGCCATGAAGATCTCTTCGGCAGACGGGAAGAGGAAAGCGTTCAGCACGATGTTCACACACCTTCTGGTGGTCTTTCTTTTCTATATGCCTCTGATCATTTCTTATATGTTGCCAGGAATTGGAGTGCAGCTGTCTGCTGAAGCTTATAATGTGTTGGTCATCATAGCCATTATGGTGCCCCCCATGATGAATCCTATCATTTACAGTTTCAGGAACAAGGAGATCAAAAGCAGCATCTGTAGACTGTGTACCGGGAAACGAACAAACCCAGTCAGCCAGTAATGACTCAAAGAAGAACGTCTAATTGTATTCTTTACCGGGTTAGAAGCTTTACTTTAGAAAGAGagaataaatacgtacaatggaATGACGTGTTTCAAAATGAAGGATAGGTTGAAGAAATGAAGAGGTATAATTAGCAGAGTTTCTTTCGTAAACTCTTTGGCATGGAATACCACAATGAAAGTTGGCGGGTAAGGATATCAGATGTCACACCTTTCCATTAAGTCGCCATAGTTGAGTAATTTTGGAGTGACCCATTGAGATACTTGGAAATTATGTGTTCACAAAAGCTGTTAAATCccttgctgaatctggagaacacAGTGGCCCTTTTAATAATTCTTAATGTCAGGAGTCCTACAATGTACAAACCTTCATCTGTaggaaaaaagcaaataatatcTCAAGATGAGTCTTAGGTGTCCGCTGTGCCACTATGCCCATCTCACACAAATTAAAATCTCACCAATCAAAAGGGGTGTTTAGGAGTTTGCTAAAAATGGCCAATGGCTCCGTTTTCTTGGTCATGAAGGTGTATTAGTAGAATTGTTCCAATTTACCGTTCAGGACAGTAGAGGTTGGGGAAATAGATTGGACTTATTGGGTTGCGGTAACTTTTATCCTTAACCAGTTTCATGAGTTTTGGGGGAGtctgtttcaattattttaatgtgaattAGGTCATGTTGCCATTTGCCCCTTTTATCAATGCTACCATTCTGTGCTTGTATTTGGATTAACTGTATTGTTTGGTCttatttgcaaaataataaattaatacacaaataaaaacataaatgcatTTCCCTGTTTCCCTTTTCCGGATCCTTGATAAAATTTTCGTAATGGTTAAGTACTGTAGCTCGGGGTCTTGTTTACAAGTGAGAGAAGAAGGGAGCGCAGAGATCAACGGGTGTATTGAAAGCAGCGTCCGTGGTTTTACAGATGTTATATTGGTCAGTCGCAGCGAAGAGAAAGCTGAGCTATACACTAGGTTAAGCTATCAATTagccagtcaatctacgttctcTCATCACTAATAGTCACAAACTTTATAAGGTGACCAAAAGAACTAGATCACAGATACTAGTAGCGGAAAAGAGTTTCCTTCACAGGGTATTGGGACCCAGCCTTGGGGAGAGGGTTAGGAGCACAGACATTCGAGAGGAACTTATGGTCGAGCTGCTGCACCTCAACATCAAAAGCAGCCAGCAGAGGAGGTTCTGACCTCCTGGACATCTCCCTGTTGAGGTGTTTCAGGATGAGGTCTTGGGTCAAACCCTTGAAGTCTATGGAATATTTCCAAACATTCCCATTTTTGGGAATGCTTTGGTAACCCCAACAGATGTTTTAAGTAGGTGTTGAAGAAAAGGAACAGCTGTACTTCTTTGCGTAGACTGCTGCctccatgataaaaaaaatggaaaaatggatagatggagtaCCCTTACCAACAGGCACTaagcagattaagaaaatctgaaCTGAGCCTGAGTTGTCATATGCCGCAAGAGTCCATTTAAAATCAGGACCATATTTCGCAAATCTGTTACTAACTATTTGTGGTCAAtaactgtatggagcctgttacagatctaaataaatcaaggttctttctggaacctttatgAACATGGATCTTTTGGGAGTCTAAAACGGTTCCCTAAATAGGCAATCCTATAATGAAGCCAAAGACCACTGAGTTTGTTCTGCAGTGCACAACTGAAAGGGACTTAATGACCTTTACCATCTGCACACTTGTCATCATCTACCTGGAAACACTCTTTGGAAATCTGCTGCTAATTGTGGGCATACTCATAAACCCTCATCTCTAAAACCCCTTTTCACCCTAGTGCTGATTAATGTGGTGAACAGCAGCAACTTCATCCTGCCAATGCTGACTGTCAGGATATCCAGATCCACCAGAGTCTCTTATGGGCCCTGTTTGCTTCAGCTGTCAGTGGTGCACCATCTTGGGATTACAGAAGACCTTCAATTATCTGTTGTGGGATGCGATCATTATGTAGCCGTTGTGTACTTCCTGAGATATTCTTCCCTTGTTATAAATAAGATGGTGGGCTTCAGCATCTTACTAGTGAACGTTCTCACTGCTGCCACCCTCATCCCCTTTTCTGCAGAACTTTCATTTTGCCACAATAACATCCTGCCTTACTGTTTCTGTGATTTTGTAACTATGGTTCAAATTTCATGTACTAAGGATCCCAAGTACCTTACTGTTTTGCCCAGCACCACAATGATCATTGGCGTAGGAGGTTTAGAAATTTGTCTTCTGTCCGATGTCAGAATTGTGGTGGCTGCCCTGAAGATTTTTTTCAGCAAATGGGAAGTAGAAAGCCTTCAGCGTGATGTTCACCTATCTTCTGGTTGTCAGTCTCTTCTATGTGGCATAGATAATGTCTTATGTATTTCCAGGATTTGGAGTGCAGATCTCTGCTGAAGCTTACAATGTGTTGGTCATCATAGCCATTCTGGTGCCCCCCATGATGAATCTTATAATTTTCAGTTTCAGGAACAAGGAGATCAAAAGCAGCATTTACAGGATATGCACAGGGAAGAGAGTAAACACCGACGACCATTAATGAGATCAGCCAAGCAGTTTCAGCCAAGATTATGGAGCCTATTACCTTCTATAAAAtgtcagtaaaaaataaaataatggtgtGTGGGTAAGTCTAACTGCtaacaaaagaaaagagacatATATCTTCTCTTGCTCTTTCCATTGTAATTATGTGATGTTGCTGCAAGAAGGTGTCAAGAGCGTTGCCTGGTAGAGCAGAGGTAGTTTCGGCTTTGTACCCTCTTTCCAATCACTTTTACTCTAACCATAGCACACTCTGTCTTGGGGGTTGTTGCAGGTGatgacagcagaaaaaaacagatcAAGATCTTTGGAGTGGGGACAGGCAAAAGTCATCAGACATCTTCGCTCCATTGCTTCCATTTTCCTgagtatttctttctttatcctgCTCAGCTGTTGTTGCTTCTGTCATCGATCCAGATGCAAGACCCTCTCTTGTCTCTGGCATGGATCCTGCAGTTGATCTGACTTCTTCCCTTCCCACAGGGCCAGCGTCATATTtaatgacaaagaaaataaataattaacaggaCTACTACTATGTAGAGTGTACCACTATGTGTCATGGCTACTTATAACTTTGCAAATAATACATAAGGCCTGTTTaactattattatatattattgcaTATCATTCCATAGATAATGTGCTCATATCCTGAAGTTATCATAATATATCACACTGGtcataacattttcagaaatactgAAAATAACCCACAAACCTCCATCCTATCATCACCACCATGTTGCACATACCTGTTGCTGTCCCTTCTTTACGGCCTTGTGCTCTGCCTTACCACTGTCACTGGACTGACTGACTCTGGCTGCTAGTTGGATCAGAACTGAAACacacagggttagggttagggttagggcaggggtcctcaataacggtcctggagagccgcagtggctgcaggtttttgctccaacccagttgcttaataaaaagcacttattgctaaagtaacacttctgcttcactttagtgattttgagcccttattgcttaattttgtcttaaacagctattttaattgctccttattatcaataacatgcaaatgacaagagagagcagcatttctacttttagcttatttacatttacacctgtgtgtatttatctgcactattgggtttaattaaatatttggaagaaaaattaagagaaaaaagtgaaggactgagaattacttgtccattttagccttcaaatcatttgcatgatagaaagggaaagaaaatctaggatatgagaatgacctgacatagcagagttaatttaatttcatagcttgttagtgctttattggcaagaattgctttctaattaagcaaccaggtcagaacaaaaacctgcagctactgcggctctccaggactgggactgaggacccctgggttAGGGCATTCATAGCTGGTTGCATTTCGCTTATGTAACAGCCTTCTTGCATTGTAAATTCACTAACCCCTTCTTAATTtgctaaacagagacaaaatattGGTGCTAAGTTACCACTGCACTTGTTGGTCGCTAAGTTATTTTAAGTTGAAGTCTATTGTATAGCACTCCTTAGgtgattttggactataaaagaaatacattgttgttgctgttatttaGCGAGCTAATGTTAACGTTGTCGACATGTGAAGCAGCAATGTCCGCTCGACAAAGCGTGTTACTGACATTGGTAGCTCAGATGCTTTTTAGGTAACATGACAGGTTCTAAGGCCAATCTCATTTGCTAAAGCAGCAGACTATTGATGTGGCTGTCACCCAGCGCTACTGATGCTGTGAACCTATGGAGGGTTGCAAACTTAACAGATGAAATTTTTTTCACTTGTTCTAAATAAAtgtgatattttcacatattgcaCTGCATCCTCCTCCACCACcattttattgtgtatttcaATTAATATTTCTCAGTGTTGTATCCAGACAACGGGTTTTGTCTAAAACGTCttccttttattctttcttttttcttccaaaaacccccagttcaccacacacccttaTTCCCATCCTGTCCCTTGTCTTTTATGAAATCAGCTATGTACAAAACTCTTAAAGAAACACAGGGTTCAATTCTGGACTTAACACTCAGTACCACCTGTCTTGTTTCTTTTACCTTTGGTGTCCATTGTAAAGCAGTTCAATGTGGTAAGAAGGTTAAGCAAATGGACGGATGAAGGATTACACAGCAGAGTTATACCACTTGGGTACGAGTCGCCATTTTATGAATTAACATATATTTATGAGAATTTACAAAGGTGTGGACAGAACCTTGACCACCCCAGAAGTACCACCAGCCCACCAGGAAATCTCCCAGTGTTCCCACCCTTGATCACTCATGTTTtacagtgctctgtattttgaataattttctgCTGGTTTAGTGGTAAACAGTGtgaacaacaaacaaaaacagagaaaagcaacAAGGGTTCGGGGAATTCCCTGTATAGTGTCTGGATTCCTGCaatgggctgccgccctgcccaggtttgtttcctgccttgtgccccgtgttggctgggattggctccagcagaccccatgaccctgtaattaggatattatgggttggttaatggatggatggatttctggaTTCATGGATCAGTCATTTGAGCTTGAAATACTGTCATAAATGGTACAAGAACACATTTGACAAAGATATGGAGTTTTCTGAGGTGTCTTATAGAGGAGCAAACAGGAAACTGGATGAACACAAAATGGAACTGAGTTGGCAGGAAAAAAGGTGGAAGTGATATCTTCTTCGGTGGACGGAGAAGACGTCATCAATGGAAggtggaagtgaagtcatcaacgTGGGATCGGAACTGAGGAGATCACTACGGAACGGAGTGACGTCTTTTGTAGTGAATCCCGTAAGCGGAGAGAACGCGGAGAGCCAGAAGTACTGTAGTCGTGTACATCCAAGGTATTTTATGGCTGTTGTTCTTCCgtttttctgttgatgaaagaaaaaaggcGTTAATCCTCTGTTCCACTCCCCTGTTGTTCATATTTTCACACTCGTTTGGGCCCTTTGGGTGCTccctaagtgcacgtgtgtgacaagagctAAACTAAATGACACAGATTGGGAGTCCTGTTCTTACTACTAAATCACTAGAAGACCCCAAATAAATCACCTGACACTCCTGGGCACCATCTGCATAAAATATGTAACTTTACTATAGattgtgaaaagatgcagacaacaatggaaaaggtttggggacagcctcctgtatacttgaaataggctgccagggtttggtttaataaatgaaaagatcTTAACAGACATCAATCCAAAATAGAACAGTAGAGACAAGCAAACATGGGATGGGAAGTGATGACATCGGGCGGAAattgaagtgatgtcttcaggcccggaactagaagtgacgtcctcggggaCCGAAAGTGGAAGTGACGTCCTTGGGGTCAGAaagcggaagtgacgtcctcggggaCCGGAAGCGGAAGTGACGTCCGCGAATCCAGGTGAAATTTCCCG
Above is a window of Polypterus senegalus isolate Bchr_013 chromosome 2, ASM1683550v1, whole genome shotgun sequence DNA encoding:
- the LOC120524156 gene encoding olfactory receptor 1052-like: MSNASVLVSEFVLHCAIEKDKMTFTIVALALIYLVTLFGNLMVIIVVIINPHLHNPMFVYIGTLAVIDMVNSTNVIPRMLAVLLFNATAVPYGPCLLQFSMVYYLSLAEGFLLSVMACDRYLAVVHPLRYPSIATNKMVWLSILLVNILAAAVLAPYVVFATELSFCRTNVLPYCFCDFVTMIHISCTEDPKHLTLLSSTTIVNGFGGLAVCIFSYSRIIVAAMKISSADGKRKAFSTMFTHLLVVFLFYMPLIISYMLPGIGVQLSAEAYNVLVIIAIMVPPMMNPIIYSFRNKEIKSSICRLCTGKRTNPVSQ